One stretch of Armigeres subalbatus isolate Guangzhou_Male chromosome 2, GZ_Asu_2, whole genome shotgun sequence DNA includes these proteins:
- the LOC134216481 gene encoding cuticle protein 8-like, producing the protein MAFKLVLLATLVVAASAGLIPEHGYASSHQSIQHHHAAPVHHLAAIQAAPVHHVAAIHAAPVHHTIVKEVEQHAPANYEFSYAVHDEHTGDIKSQHETRHGDEVHGQYSLIDSDGHHRIVDYHADHHSGFNAVVRREPTHVKIAQPVHKVIAQPVHIASHAVAPVHHATISHQAAPIAHISHIAAPISHHGLSQNGHYY; encoded by the exons ATGGCATTCAAA TTAGTTCTATTGGCCACCTTGGTCGTAGCTGCCAGCGCTGGATTGATCCCAGAGCATGGATACGCTTCTTCACATCAGTCTATCCAACATCACCATGCCGCTCCAGTTCATCACTTGGCTGCTATTCAAGCTGCTCCGGTGCATCATGTGGCTGCAATTCACGCCGCACCTGTCCACCACACCATCGTGAAAGAAGTTGAGCAACACGCCCCGGCTAACTACGAATTCTCCTACGCAGTCCACGATGAACACACCGGAGACATCAAAAGCCAACATGAGACACGCCACGGAGATGAGGTCCACGGACAGTACAGTCTGATTGATTCTGATGGACATCATCGCATTGTTGACTACCACGCCGATCATCACTCCGGATTCAATGCTGTCGTTCGTCGGGAGCCAACGCACGTCAAGATCGCCCAGCCAGTGCACAAAGTTATTGCCCAGCCAGTGCATATTGCTTCTCATGCTGTCGCTCCAGTGCATCATGCCACCATCTCGCATCAGGCGGCACCAATTGCGCATATCTCACACATTGCCGCCCCAATTTCGCATCATGGTCTCTCGCAAAATGGTCATTATTATTAG
- the LOC134216482 gene encoding cuticle protein 8-like, whose protein sequence is MAFKLVLLATLVVAASAGLIPEHGYASSHQSIQHHHAAPVHHLAAIQAAPVHHVAAIHAAPVHHTIVKEVEQHAPANYEFSYAVHDEHTGDIKSQHETRHGDEVHGQYSLIDSDGHQRIVDYHADHHSGFNAVVRREPTHVKIAQPVHKVIAQPVHIASHAVAPVHHATISHQAAPIAHISHIAAPISHHGLSQNGHYY, encoded by the exons ATGGCATTCAAA TTAGTTCTATTGGCCACCTTGGTCGTAGCTGCCAGCGCTGGATTGATCCCAGAGCATGGATACGCTTCTTCACATCAGTCTATCCAACATCACCATGCCGCTCCAGTTCATCACTTGGCTGCTATTCAAGCTGCTCCGGTGCATCATGTGGCTGCAATTCACGCCGCACCTGTCCACCACACCATCGTGAAAGAAGTTGAGCAACACGCCCCGGCTAACTACGAATTCTCCTACGCAGTCCACGATGAACACACCGGAGACATCAAAAGCCAACATGAGACACGCCACGGAGATGAGGTCCACGGACAGTACAGTCTGATTGATTCTGATGGACATCAGCGCATTGTTGACTACCACGCCGATCATCACTCCGGATTCAATGCTGTCGTTCGTCGGGAGCCAACGCACGTGAAGATCGCCCAGCCAGTGCACAAAGTTATTGCCCAGCCAGTGCATATTGCTTCTCATGCTGTCGCTCCAGTGCATCATGCCACCATCTCGCATCAGGCGGCACCAATTGCGCATATCTCACACATTGCCGCCCCAATTTCGCATCATGGTCTCTCGCAAAATGGTCATTATTATTAG